The genome window TGCCGCGAGCTGACAAAAAACAAAACTTGGCGCTGTGTGAAAATGCTGGTCTTTATGACATCAATGGTTACATGAAAAACATACCATGTGCTCTTGTTGAATATTGCACCGTCATTCTCCAAGCGGATCATAGGCTATTCACAGTGACTCTGCCAAACGTAGACTTCCATTTGAAGACGTAATCACGGGCGAATGAAAATACCAGAATGAATATACTCAACGCCCAATTAATTGATATCCAGCCGACAGACAATGAACACAAAATAGTAGTATGTGTACTGTCTGTTCGAAGAGGTTGAATCTGGAAATCAAGGGCTTGTCGATCGCCAAGGTTGTGGTAGTTCTACTTCAGTGTTGGCAGTCACGGAACTATCGCGAATAACTCTTTTTCCGGGTCTGGCTGCACAGGAGTACACTGTGAGCACTTACACATTATTACCTTACGTTTAAATGCCCTTGCAAGTTTAGGCCTACTGACCGTCATGAAAGCTGTTTCCTGCGGGCCGATGTCATCAAGATTTTctctgataaccctttgatacgACTGTGGGACGATGGAATTTATAGGCCTGTAGTGGAGATTTGGCTTTGTTAAAGGACAGTAGACCGTGTGTTGAACTTGGCATTTCGGAGTGACACTATAAATGGAAAGTCTTCATCTTCTTGTTcttcagcgtttgctctgcacttggatgtGTTCCTCTCCAAGGAGTGTTCCACCTCCAAGGCAGGATCAgcgtttttacgtgccactacggttagacGCCAGCTGGGTTTCGTGATTCCGTCTACGGCcggaggtagagtccacgcaaacTACTCAAGTTTCTCACAGCGTTCAGGTTTTGCTAGAACTgacatagacaccagatacaaggaacctcggttttgcgTCGCATTCGAAGTTCCTTGAAAaccacaccggttcatccatGAATACAATCCTGGTTCTATCTGGGATTGAGAAAGGATCTGATATTTCCGTTCAGGTATCTTGCTAGCTCTtacatagacaccagatacaatgAATCTCGGTTTTGCGTCTCATTCGAAAGAATGGGAAACACAGGAATTATAGTTCCTGAAACCACCCCGGTTCATCCAAGAATACAATCCTGGTTTTATCTGGGATCGAGAAAGGATTTTATCACGTAGTAGCCAGTAGTGTTAACCGCtataggctatgaggctcctcgcTGACCAGTTGAGATCTGCTTGCTATGACATTAAAATGACCGATATGGCAATCCTAGAACCGTTCATCGGCAGTCTTTTGGTCATATCTGGTTTGAGGTGTGCTGTGTTGTGTCTTGGAATTCGAGGATGCAGGTCCATGGCAACGTGCCCTAGTGGCAACAAAAGCCTGTGCCAGATGGACAATAGAAACCTTCCGATTGCGGAAGATGATATTCAAACAGGTTGCAAGGTGTTTAAGCGAAGGGTAAGTACAGGTGTTAAAGCGTGCTTGCCGATGTCTTAAGAAGAAAGGGTTTGAAATTACCGAGAAAGAATGTCAGTATTAGCCCAAtgaaataggcttcgatccgcttTACATCGGGTCTATGTGGGTCTTCCAAAATGGCCAGGTATTCCAGTCGTATGTTATTTAAGAACACAGCAGATCTAGGAGCCCGAATCAAGAGCTTATAACCCACCGACGCTTACCTGAATCATCTGAGGTATTCATGGGTTAGCAAATACATTTTATGATGTCACATGTCATTGTAGTTTAATGCAAGGTAACCCCCTGAATGTATGACTTGGCAGAAACTGCTATATGTCTTGTCATTAATTCAGGTTTCCTCTTGCAGTGTGACACAAAAGTATACAAGAAGGGACCGCCAGCCTTCATCAAACCCCCGGTAACTCTCAATAAGAAATATGATGCAATGGCAATGAATTTAGAGTACGATATGGCTGTATTCTGGTTTGATGGCATGAAGGAGGCAGATAACGTCTTGATTTACGTGTACCGTGAAGAAGACAACGCTTTTCGAATCCAATCAAGTATATTCATTCATGGCCGACCAGAGGCTCTCTTTAACGGTTTTGACGCGGCGAGGATGTGGCTGATTTTCGCCAAAGAACCCGGAGCAAGAGGTCAGGTACACATTAAGCTGTTGTGttatgatttaaaaaataacgGTCAACTCAAACACACCATAGTTTTGCCGAAAGGTAACCCTTGCGCTCGTAAAATGGGACTAAAAGGAACTCGGATCAGTCTCAGTGGAAATGTCGCTATGATCAGCTGCCGAGAAGGTAAAAAAATGAGGACAGTTAGCATCTATAACTTGTCGTACGACAAACCTATTGTCCAAGTATTCAACCGAGGGCACATCCTGGATAGTTCGTTGCTCTGCCTGAAGGGATACAAAGGATATGGCACATATTATACCCTCAACCGAAACTTTTTCGTGCATGGTATGTATCGCAAGGATTCAACTGTAAGGTTATGCTTCTCTTCCGGGAAGTATGCTAACAGATTATTTGTGGGGAGTCTTACGCGTTATGATTATCCTCAAAAGAATGAAAACATAAAGGACCCTAACCATCTCCTTTTCGTCCGAGTCCCAGGAGGACGCAGCAAGGGACGCAGCGGCGGTAGTGTGTCATCGATTACCGAGGTCCATGGCATCGCCGCAAACGGGGTCGTATATTTTACGGAGCTCTACCTAAGACCCTCTCCAAGCCTCTCGCGTGACTTTGCCGAGAACACTGCCATAAGCCATTGCGATGAAATACTCACATTCGTCAAAGAGCATGGCAGAAGGAAACAAATCCACTTCCGAAAAGTTAATCGATATCTTGCGGTTCGTTGAGGTAGAGGAACTTGTCGTAAACTTGATCGGTCTTGCATCTCCCCGAACACTTCACTGCACTTCTCCGCGCAGTTCGAAGCGACGTGAGTATGGGCCGTTGGCCACAATGCTCTTTATAATGATGAATTAAGTGATAATATCCCATATATAAAGTCCCACAAAAATAGGTGCCTGTTAACCGGATACTGACTAAATCACGAGAATACCCAAAGAATGCAAAATGCAGTTATCTTAGTTCATAATTTCACTTTATGGTGGCAGAACTTGTTTCCTTAAGTCCTGCCGCCTGGGAGGCAAGTGATGAACTAAAATATTTCTGTCAGCAATACTTTTTTGGTTACTAGTGTCGATATCCATGTATCTGGTTAACGTATTTGACGTATTAGAGATATTTAtcgatgacatttaaaaaaagtaaTGTCCCGATTTCTCTTTAggagatgatttacgagtgtaaGTCCCCTAAATAATTTAGCCCCTGATTTGATGACACGGCATTTCGAATTTCAAACTCGCTCGCTCGTAGGTGTCGTGAAACTGGCCCACATATATTATCTGGGAAATCTGGgaaattttataaaataaatgacaTTACTTCGTTATTCGTCGCCCATAGATCGTCGATAGCTTTGTGAAGCCTGCCCATATCAAACCATGTATCACACTAGATATAACAATATACAAGTATATCATTCTGAACTTCCAGTgatattgcctccgtagcctcggcgtgttgtctggaagctgagcaatgtcaatacattgagggccAAGATGATTTATATGGGAAGCAACTGCTTTTTTGCAGCCGTTGGTATTGGACTGTCGTCTGACCATAGCAATAACAGATACATTGCATGGTGTTCATCGTTGTGCAGACGGGACGTCCATTATCATGTATACATTCTCGACAATTTCTGATAGAAGTGCCAGCTACTTCTTTGCCCTCTTGCAGTGTTCACTGAGCCAGCCTATTCTCTCTCAGGCTGCCATTATTGGCCGCaaatgttgtgacgtcatttcggtatcataactgtaggtcgaagatttcagttctaaATCTCATGTGTCACTTTTTTAGTTTGTAAATGGCAATCGAATGACTTTAATATGCAGAGCAACAATGCCCCTTCTTGCATATAAAACCAGGGTAAGTCCGACGAGTTGCTATAGGAATATTCGAGTGTGTCCCTGATTAAAAACGAGTGTATACTGACATTGTCATTGTCTGGGGCCAGCCAACATTTTACGCTTCTCGCTTATCATAATCAGTACTCTTTACAAAGAACCAACTCTCGGCTCCACTATCCTTCCGAAGGCAACGAGGCGAATACTCCTTTCCTCATCATTGTCAGTTGCCTTTACAAAGAACCTTATGGTTGAACAAAGCATATCTAAGCTTGGAGCAAACGGGGCGACAATTTCACCTAGACACTCATTTCTATGAGAAATTCCGTGTCTATAGCCGAGTCTACAGGAGTGACAGTGTCAGTCACCTCAAGTTTCTCCAAAAAATCTTTTGTGTCTATAGTACATAGGGTTTTACTGGCCAAATAAGCTTGGAGCAGACAATAGAAAAATACCTGCTGCCAGCAGCACTTGCAGTTAACGAAAAAGTTGAACCGATGCCAGTTATATGGAATGTACTCGCAGTTTGTCATCAACAGGACGTTGAATTTCTAAGGTGATTCAGAAAAAGCCAACTTATCATGAAAGCACACTTCAGCAAGTTTAGCAATCTTCCCACGAATAAAACCTGGCCCTGATTTCAGCTCATTCCATTAACTTTCTTTAAAAATCAGGCTGAAGTTAATTGCACTCATGAATAATTTGTGAGGTTGGCTAAATTACCCACTTGCTCCTATAAGATAGCATGTGGCCAGACATATGCAGTTGCCTTCTTTTCTGAAGCCAAGTAGTCCATTGTTATAAAACAGTATACTCGTCCCAAAGCCTCCGAATAAACCGAAGAGGTTCCGTCAAGAAACTGGTCCACCTGTGGCGAGGCAGCATCCCCACCGTTATTGAGGTTCgatatgatgattttgatatcaacagCAACCTAAACACTTTTTTCTACTTGAACCttcaaacattttgttttgaaataattttgattaaaaatctGCCTTGAAATAGCTTTTATCACGACCGTTTAAGGATCTATTTGCAGTATCACTACGCGTGTGCAGGGAGATGCGCATGTGTACAACATTAAACGAGGAGAAAATGGGTCATGAAGGTGTCCCAGCCTGGCCGaatatcagtcacgtgataGGTGGACCTGAAGCTTCAAAGCAACTTACACAAAAACAGAACAGCATtcttgtgattggctgattgtgatCATTACGTTATTTCCCCTGACCTCGCAGTAAGATTTCAGGCCAACacaaatacacggtctattgtctttaaacaaagcccactcgcaccttggcctaaattcACATTGTTCTACTCAGTGTCtaatcaaagggttatcagggccgGCAATCTTcatgacatcgacccccacgaaacagtttCATAGGGATAGATAAGCCAAACCGGTATGGCTAAATGAACGTAATGAATGACcattgatggagaatcaaaGTCTTCTGATAGAATTTCACATAACGGTTTACAAGTTTTGTAACCGGCAGAATATCGCCCGTGATTCTATTTATTATAGAGAGTCCGTGAATCAAACTAACCCTTTTGGCTGTATAAATCTTGAAGTTCTTTGTAAAGGTAGCGAGGCAATAATGAGCGAAACGGCTCTTCGCTACATAACGGTTTTAGAAGCATGCTTCCGCATTTAGCAATAACGATTGGAACAGCTGTTCTTAATGGCTCTTTTATGCCGGTATCAAGGTTTATGACCAACACCTAGTTCCCTTATTTTACTGTTGTGCAATTTCGTGTGATTTGAAGCTTTTTCAGAAATAAAACTCCATGTGCTCTTGGGTCACTGTGCGAGAACTACTGggtcgatttcttcaaagttgtaTAATTATAGTAACAAAATTGAGCGCTTTTTTTGATTAAACAGAATTGGACagaaaataaagaaacaaaaaaagaaaaacacgGTAACCTGGGCCAACGGCCGCAAAAGTGAAAATTACCCCCGCGGAATTCCTGAAGATGGGTTGCACCCGAATCCAATACGTCAGCCCACGATTCAATAACTTGGCGTATAGTTGACGATTCATGGTTGGGCATTCTGTTCTTAAATTACACAGAATACTACTCACCAATTCCGACAGGTATGCTATCTTATTCCATATATCTCTGGAGATTAGGAGTAGGGTCAACGAATCAAAGTAATGGGTGTTATAACCATGATGACGGTTACGATAACGCTGACAAGCCGATTTCATGAATAACATCAGGGAAGGCTCCCTTGGGAGGATTGTGTGGGTTGCCGGGGGTATGAGGGAAGAGAGGCGTCCTCAAAGCGCATGAACCCATCCCATCATTGATACATCTCCACGGGCTCGTTACTGCACAGCGAAACATGTCAACCTGTCAGAACAACCCGcattatgatgatgacataTTCGATACCTGCATACATATTTCCGTATCACACTGATTTTTCGATTAAGGGACACAGAGCTTAAATTATTCATTCAAGTGGCATAGCATACTACACGATTACATATTAGCTAACGCTGGGGGAATTGTATGAACGCCATAGGTCACGTGAATTGACTCGGAGTGTCACTCAAGACGGAGGCGTAAACGCAATTTCGAGCCAAAGGAGTAATTTACTTTTAGTTAGTAGAACTCATATGCACGACTTTAGCACATCAATACCAATTTGGCATCAAATCACGTGACGTGATGTCATTACGTCACCTCCCGGAATGTGACTTTAAATGTCACGCCATGCATTCACTCTGATATAATTTTTGTCCTTGTTAGCTGGCCAATACTCACAGTCTCCAATCAAacacaaaattatttcattcttAATACGCAATTTCGCTCATGCAGAACTAATCGGCGTATTATGTAAATCACCCTACAtcccttccatttgccagattaactgcgaatacgacaaccaaaattagttatgcatgagagATATCCCGTATGGATAAAATAATGTTGGCTTTGATGGGACAAAGTGATAACTGGCTGAGCGACGTGGTGAAAGAAACGTGGCCGAAAGTCATAATTCAACTACCGTCCAGAAGCAGTATTGGCATGGTTAGAAAGTCGCACTGTCTCCTCAAGAGAGACTGCCACAGGCAAGGAATTGCAATGATCTATGAAGCAATCATTAcggaaaatgaaaaatgtggcgtttaATCATTAACTACTGATTGAATGGGATACACATTATTTCAGCGAAGATCACATTGCGCGTTTCGCTCTTTATCGGGAgcagtatacatgcttcccgaaattggtggcttgcattggaactaactttttcccccttgtccatcatttaaggcattcaagtgtgttggtcaaccatgactatctcctttgtccctccaacATAAGACCAAGTTTCCCCTTacgacatcactatttcggacaatcagcgccccatttctggaaaggtgtatacttgACCCATTCACGCTTGAACGAGGAATATAATAATAGTGccgaatctgacatgacccggTGTCTTTACTGTTTATAGTCTCCTGAAGACGGCAAAGTtaaccccctgctcctgcctatagtccccctttaatattgttatttcatcaaatcGTCATCGTTCAAAGTCAATGGATGCGCATTATCCTTTGTTCACCTACATTGTATTCGAACTGTAGCTGACGTCGGAACATTAACAAGTGAAAGCGGAATAAACGACATCTCTGACAGGCAATACCATTTAGATGGAGACATACGGGATTTCCTTCAAATCGTCTAATTGCTCAGTTAATTGCATTGGTCTTTAGTTGACGGCTTAATTAGGATGCGCCTTAACTCCGATGCGTCATTTGAAGTAGTCCGCTTTAAGTTGAATGAAGACAACAGTTCTTAGCAGAGTTGGGTCTCTTTCCAGTCACGAAATTTGCTGTAATTTTACCAGTATTCGCTATGAGCTGTGAGGCGTTTTTGATCGAAGAGGCTGTAGCGCGCATTCATACCTGAATATGCGAGGTAACACATGAATGTTCCTGTACTCGGATATTGGTACCTTGTTCGTTTGACAAAAATGCTCTCGGCTGCTGCTCTAGAATATTGACTTATATTAAGACAATGCGGACTACGTGACTGGTATACAATGTCAGCTTAGCTTGGCTGCCCGTCTTGCACTGATAACACTAAATATTAAGTGCTAACCATGGACATATGAGTACATACCCTCAGGCACGACCAGCAGTTAGTGAAAGCGTTGTATTCGCCATTTTTAGAATGGCGAGCGCATTTATGGCTTTCTCATGATAATTCGGGGGACATCACAGAGAAACGCGAGAGACCTTTGATTCGTCCGTTGAAAATCCTATAAGGCTGGACCAACTTTAGCCACCATTGTTTAGACTTTACGAACCCTTACACGACCTTTTTGCACCTGTTAAGATAGCGGCTAGGCCTACTTCCATCAGTGTTTGGCTGGTCATACACTGTTGCTACTTCTTATATCTCGAGTGGGTTAACGAAGACGTTGTTTCCTCATCTGTCCTGTCTTAAAGAAGGTCTTCTTTGATTGATGAGAGAGTTCTAAACAATTTCTTGTTGCATTGAAACCTCTGAATTTCGTATTCAGCACAGTCACATGGATTAGTGTAGCAAAGCGATAATGGCGTGTAGCAGGACAACCTGGAACACAAATTCACCAAAAATAACCGATACTTTAGAAATTTAATCTAGTTTTAATGAATTTTGTCGCTTCAAATTACACTTCTGCGAAAATTAATTGGTTTGCCTTTAGCAAATGCATTTGTTTTGACATTGCGATGTGCAAGGTGATGACAATTAGTGGGCTCTTTGCAGTGCATGAGGAACCGTGATCTCTTAAATTCTTGTGCTGCTACAAAGTTGTCGAACTTGCTTAAAGGCATATTCCGTTCATTTAAAAATCTGAATATTGAGGTAGAATTAGAATTTCTTGGGAccgatgatgtttcttcatttgagcagaaaaaaaacaagtcaagattttttcatctttcagagttgaatttttttcaaaagttaaaaattctgaaaaactttcaaagtcaaaatttttGGCTGAAAACACCAAAAAATGTTTGTACAAACATGAGATAGTCTCAGTGTATAAACCAGACGGGTATCACAATCATGACAGAATTGTTGGCCAATGGAAATAGACCCCATTAAATTGGATCAAACACTAACTGTGCGCACGATTGAACGGCAATCCCGCCCAACGTAACAAGCCCCATTACCTGCGCACGACTGAGCAGCAACAATGTAAACAATTGGGTGTAGAGATATTTTTATCGTCAGTCCTGTGATGCCTTCGCAAAGGGATCAATTGAACCGTCTCATTTTCTATTcataagtctggcgcagatcagctAGCCAAATTAGGTCTGCTCAACACGcggacaatagggttccattcagtaacttgcgtatgacttgatgatgctttgatGTCTACTGAGGCAAGGGAAGGGCACTGTACTTGTCGTAGGAAATACGGAATCGTTCTGAGGGCAATCGCTTGGAATTGGGAAAGCTCGCAATCTGGTTACATGGTGACCTTATGAGGTTGTTCTGAGGTTCGATTAGGAATGGGGCATGGTCAGCCAATGTCAAGAACAGGCGATGTAGATTTAGAAAAGAGGGCTCGAAGGAAAATATAATCTCTACCGAGTATGAAATTTCTTGTGTCGTAACAGTCAGGAGGTTCGAAGTAAAATGAAATctaactgaaatgaaatttcTTGTGGtgttaggccgaagttacatagacctcattcgttcatttaccacgagtcactttccgggtttttctttcattcctcggcgaaagcacgccacaaggccgtgctttttacaggggaacgaaagcaaaaggggaaaatgagtcctgggaaatgaacgaatgaggtctatgtaacttcggcctaacaGTCAGAGATATAACCTGTTTCATTTCCTCAAATTAAGTGTTACTAAGTAACTGCATCCGTGCACATGACCTGTTTGGACCCTCTGCATCTACTACCTTTGTGCTCTGCCGCCACACACGACTTGTTATCCCAAGAACTCGGTATCATCCCGCGACAGGTCGGATTACTCGTCCTTAATCACATTGTAAATGTTATATGACAATAAACGGACATCTCCTTGCTGTAATTACAACCGTAAAAATATTCAGGAGGGTTATTGTCCTCGTTATGCATATTGCGATACTCAACCTTCCCATTATGCTGAGAATTACTTGGCTAACGAGTTGATTTCATAAGATGGCTGCCTGcatagatttttttttcatccgTGCTACGTTCTAGCTCGAAATAACGAGTATTGACGTAAAAGAACTTGAAGTGCCTTATGTGGATTCTAGCAGATGCTTTTATAGTACATCTTCACATATTGACCTTTTAAGTAATGGCAGTCCGTGTTAACAGACACAAAATAAATGTGTCTTTGGGGACTAGGAGAGTGATGACGCCTATGCCATCAACTAAAACGTTAAGCCGTAAAATGCACAAGAAGGAGACTTTTCCGACTACTTAACgatttctctaacttttcctgatttatccgacaaaagtcagACTTTTCCCTGATGATCGGATTTCTAAAAACCTgcgaaaaataccagggcttcccaaaatagggctatCAAGACGATCACAGACCTAAGTTGAATGaagttaatgaggtgtgagccaaacactcagagtgacctaaCTGagtgagctacatgtattttatagtATTCACATTTAGGgtcactctgacatgtctgagcgTTCTGAAAATTGGTGTTGCCAACCCACTGTTTATCGATATTGGACATTTTGAATGGCGCCAAGTGACCAGTGCATAATGTCTCAAGTACATCGAATATTCAGTCGGTGAAACCAAAGTGTGTTTGTCACATGATGTGTCACGTGATATGCAAATCATCTGGTTCCAGGTTCAAAGATTTTTAAAGAAGCAATCATATACAATTCTCACTAATCTTTTTCGGCACACTTTGCATTATGCAGCACATTGACTTATTCACACCaatgccatatacatgtactccgaTTTCGTTAAATTAATAACAGGGTGATTAATTACCAAAGTAGTCAACATCGAATTGACTGACTCGTCATGACTGAAATCTATATCTAATTTGCCAGTAGCGCAGCCTTTGGGGCATGCAATCAAAAATGACAGATTTGCAGGATTAAATATCGGTTTCGAGTAATTTAACGGATGAGGTGAGTTGTGGCTCAGTTAATACATTGAGACGCAGCAGCCACACTAATTCTGTGAGGCCTTAATCTGAGCGTCAGCTGGAATAGTCGCTATTTGTAAACTATGACGAAGAATAGCCTTCACACCTTTCGCTGTGTAATTTACTTTACAACGACAGGAACTACTCCGAATGGTCTGAAGATAAAAACAATTATCCGTATGGTTTGACCTTGGAAGAGCGCCTTTGACAGAGCGTTCTCGGGTCAAGCGTTGATCCTCATATCAGGCCGGGACTGGAAGAAACTCCATAGCCATAACAAAGAAAGGTTGAACTAAAGCATGGATTGCGCAGTCGTCGGTCCGTCTGCAGGTGGTGACCTTCTGAAGGTGAAATGTATGCTACTGCGGGATGGAGAGATGGGCAGAAATAGTCTGTGATGGGCGGTCTTTCTCGATAAGCACACCAAATATGCTCCCAACCCCAAGACCTTCTATCGGACAATCAGACCAAAAGGCATTACAGGCATGGCCTCGTGTCAATTACCGGCCAGGCATCAGCATTGTTACCAATTTaccccgggggggggggggggcaatcatCGTCTGCCTGGCCTATGACCGCATATATacatcacaacaaaaacaaaagtcGCCTAAAGCACGAACAATTGCTATCAGCCAAGATTAGCTTCATCTGGGATTACAAGTGAATGTTATTCTTCGTCTCTTCTTGAGTGCATGTATTGGTCCGAGGTTCATTAGAGTCGCCGGGGTGTGATCAATTGCAAACAGAATTTAGTCACCTAGAGTATACTTCTCAATATATCTAGCGCTGTATCAGGCAGAATATATTGATCTGGTGAACGTTCGTTTGGAATCTCCTGGGGACCTCCCCCTCTATGCATTGGAAAAAGGAATGTGACCCTCAATTATATAGATGGCACTAAGGTCTCATCCACACGTGTTGCGGATGGAAACAACTGTACTGGCATGAGATTCCTGGCTTGAGATGCCTACTAGAATGGAACCTATCGCCAACCTCTAATATGCAACTCGCAGCGCTCGCACTCTCTGACTCTGCGTCGATTGAGGCAAGGCATGAACTTTAATTTTATTTATAGGCAACACATTGGTTGACTAATCTTCACGCAGAGGGGGAAAATCACGATCATCCTCTAGCAAACGCATGAGGTCGTAAACAGTTCTGCTCCTGTCAGTACGTTTCGCACTGGATCCTTAGAACATTCCACACATCACTACCAAATGTATTTAATGTTTAAATCCCTAGTGGTATTTGAGAACTTGCAATAAAGTGTGAAAAGAAAAATTGGCTTCAAGATTTGAAAAGTTCAGCGGCAAAGCCTGGAGCATCGGCAGGCGAGAACTTATTTAAATTTAGTTCATTTTGTACATCTGTCATTAATGCAAGGAAATGAAACCGGGGTTTTTAAGCTCACTGGAATTGGCTGGTTTCCAGAcaaaaaaatgttgcagaaAAAACAGGTTTAGATGTAATCCTTCTGGAACCGTTACCTGACTGGG of Lineus longissimus chromosome 9, tnLinLong1.2, whole genome shotgun sequence contains these proteins:
- the LOC135493626 gene encoding uncharacterized protein LOC135493626 — protein: MRLLADQLRSACYDIKMTDMAILEPFIGSLLVISGLRCAVLCLGIRGCRSMATCPSGNKSLCQMDNRNLPIAEDDIQTGCKVFKRRCDTKVYKKGPPAFIKPPVTLNKKYDAMAMNLEYDMAVFWFDGMKEADNVLIYVYREEDNAFRIQSSIFIHGRPEALFNGFDAARMWLIFAKEPGARGQVHIKLLCYDLKNNGQLKHTIVLPKGNPCARKMGLKGTRISLSGNVAMISCREGKKMRTVSIYNLSYDKPIVQVFNRGHILDSSLLCLKGYKGYGTYYTLNRNFFVHGMYRKDSTVRLCFSSGKYANRLFVGSLTRYDYPQKNENIKDPNHLLFVRVPGGRSKGRSGGSVSSITEVHGIAANGVVYFTELYLRPSPSLSRDFAENTAISHCDEILTFVKEHGRRKQIHFRKVNRYLAVR